From the genome of Acuticoccus sediminis:
GTCGCGGGGTTGGCGACGCCGTCGGTGAATTTGACGCCGGCGATGACCATCGGCAAGCGGTTCTCGCCCTTCAACCGCCGCCAGGTCCTCGAGGCCGCCATAGTGAGCTTGAACACCATGAGGCGGGCCGTGCGGTGGGAGAGCGCCCCCTTGGTGCGCACGGTCCGGTGGCGCACGGTGGCGAACACGCTCTCGATCGGATTCGTGGTCCTGAGGTGATCCCAGTGCTCGGCCGGGAAGTCGAA
Proteins encoded in this window:
- a CDS encoding transposase, with the translated sequence DRASAEEAIAVFAEKYGAKYAKAVECLVKDQDALLAFFDFPAEHWDHLRTTNPIESVFATVRHRTVRTKGALSHRTARLMVFKLTMAASRTWRRLKGENRLPMVIAGVKFTDGVANPATADQRAA